Proteins from a genomic interval of Anomalospiza imberbis isolate Cuckoo-Finch-1a 21T00152 chromosome 18, ASM3175350v1, whole genome shotgun sequence:
- the OGFOD2 gene encoding 2-oxoglutarate and iron-dependent oxygenase domain-containing protein 2 isoform X1, producing the protein MTKTTSVKPGRTGEFRRFPFSPRLGICRCALPRPEAEPFEGRTATRSPAGNMSAGRPFRGCACFFTDNIFVGRFGLHVRYRDGPQLRRDHGRALRERGCRSEEQFREVLREIEAEVQRRKQLTHQSVERRAIISKCYKPKHPEVYTLQDSFLAPEFLEIERFCTSPGADLQGLLSYLECFSDKRIYRLPVFTEQFCQALVDELENFEQSDMPKGRPNTMNNYGVLLNELGMDEPFLTPLRERLLPITALLYPELGGACLDSHKAFVVKYSLHEDLDLSSHYDNAEVTLNVSLGKEFTEGNLYFGDFNQDPTPAPRYIEVEHVGGRGLLHRGGQIHGALPIASGERWNLIVWMRSSAIRNQLCPMCHRKPELVEAEGFGDGFTEPPPVDVCALG; encoded by the exons ATGACAAAAACAACAAGCGTAAAACCGGGGAGAACGGGCGAGTTCCGCCGCTTTCCGTTTTCGCCCCGGTTGGGAATTTGCCGATGCGCCCTCCCGCGGCCGGAAGCGGAGCCCTTTGAGGGCAGGACCGCGACGCGTTCGCCGGCAGGAAACATGTCCGCGGGCCGGCCGTTCCGCGGGTGCGCCTGCTTTTTCACCGACAACATCTTCGTGGGGCGGTTCGGGCTCCACGTGCGGTACCGGGACGGGCCGCAGCTCCGCCGGGACCACGGCCGG GCGCTGCGGGAGCGCGGCTGCCGGAGCGAGGAGCAGTTCCGGGAGGTGCTGAGGGAG ATTGAGGCAGAAgtgcagagaagaaaacagttAACCCATCAGTCAGTGGAACGCAGAGCCATCATCTCCAAGTGCTACAAACCAAAACACCCagaggtgtacactctgcag GATTCCTTCCTGGCCCCAGAGTTCCTGGAAATCGAGAGGTTCTGCACATCTCCAGGTGCTGATCTCCAAGGCCTCCTGAGCTACCTCGAGTGCTTCTCAG ATAAGAGGATCTATCGACTCCCAGTGTTCACAGAGCAGTTCTGCCAGGCCTTGGTGGACGAGCTGGAGAACTTTGAGCAGTCGGATATGCCTAAAGGCAGGCCCAACACCATGAACAACTACGGG GTTTTGCTGAACGAGCTGGGCATGGACGAGCCTTTCCTGACGCCGCTGCGGGAGCGGCTCCTGCCCATCACGGCCCTGCTGTACCCGGAGCTGGGAGGAGCCTGCCTGGACAGCCACAAAGCTTTCGTGGTCAAGTACTCCCTGCACGAGGACCTGGACCTGAGCTCTCACTACGACAACGCTGAAGTCACCTTGAacgtttccctgggaaaagaattCACAGAAGGAAACTTGTACTTCGGGGATTTCAACCAG gATCCCACCCCCGCGCCCAGGTACATCGAGGTGGAGCACGtggggggccgggggctgctgcACCGAGGGGGGCAGATCCACGGGGCCCTGCCCATCGCCTCCGGGGAGCGCTGGAACCTCATCGTGTGGATGAGATCCTCGGCCATCCGGAACCAGCTGTGCCCCATGTGCCACAGGAAACCCGAGCTGGTGGAGGCCGAGGGCTTCGGGGACGGCTTCACAGAGCCCCCGCCCGTGGATGTCTGTGCCTTGGGGTAG
- the OGFOD2 gene encoding 2-oxoglutarate and iron-dependent oxygenase domain-containing protein 2 isoform X2, producing MPKGRPNTMNNYGVLLNELGMDEPFLTPLRERLLPITALLYPELGGACLDSHKAFVVKYSLHEDLDLSSHYDNAEVTLNVSLGKEFTEGNLYFGDFNQDPTPAPRYIEVEHVGGRGLLHRGGQIHGALPIASGERWNLIVWMRSSAIRNQLCPMCHRKPELVEAEGFGDGFTEPPPVDVCALG from the exons ATGCCTAAAGGCAGGCCCAACACCATGAACAACTACGGG GTTTTGCTGAACGAGCTGGGCATGGACGAGCCTTTCCTGACGCCGCTGCGGGAGCGGCTCCTGCCCATCACGGCCCTGCTGTACCCGGAGCTGGGAGGAGCCTGCCTGGACAGCCACAAAGCTTTCGTGGTCAAGTACTCCCTGCACGAGGACCTGGACCTGAGCTCTCACTACGACAACGCTGAAGTCACCTTGAacgtttccctgggaaaagaattCACAGAAGGAAACTTGTACTTCGGGGATTTCAACCAG gATCCCACCCCCGCGCCCAGGTACATCGAGGTGGAGCACGtggggggccgggggctgctgcACCGAGGGGGGCAGATCCACGGGGCCCTGCCCATCGCCTCCGGGGAGCGCTGGAACCTCATCGTGTGGATGAGATCCTCGGCCATCCGGAACCAGCTGTGCCCCATGTGCCACAGGAAACCCGAGCTGGTGGAGGCCGAGGGCTTCGGGGACGGCTTCACAGAGCCCCCGCCCGTGGATGTCTGTGCCTTGGGGTAG